A single genomic interval of Nonomuraea rubra harbors:
- a CDS encoding L-aspartate oxidase gives MSAPVIPLRLTAPEPGWTVEADVVVVGSGVAGLTVALHYTELEPAAKVLVVTKDVLSAGSTRWAQGGIAAVLDPRDTPDEHLNDTLVAGVGLCDVRAVRTLVTEGPGAVRRLMERGARFDRTPEGELQLTREGGHHRRRIVHAGGDATGAEVQRALVEAVRASRIEVIEHALVLDLLKDARGRARGVTLHVMGEGARDGVGAVRARAVVLATGGMGQVYAATTNPAVSTGDGVALALRAGAVVRDIEFVQFHPTVLWLGEGSKGQQPLISEAVRGEGAFLTDHEGNRFMADVHELADLAPRDVVAKAILGVMRQTGREHVYLDGRHFGRDKWESRFPTIYAVCREHGIDPATQPIPVSPAAHYASGGVRTDLHGRTSIDGLYACGEVACTGVHGANRLASNSLLEGLVFAERIAEDIHAVRPAPGEPVPGAAAEGLVDPRARGRIQAHMSTGASVLRSRESLIATARALRDARWTPVQVPACTESWEATNLLTVATVLTGAAAARLETRGSHWREDHDTRDDDEWLGHLDVTLTEEGLRMTYTPHGDAMPPRLAHELTAAGLDPAEVDALIDRALAEDLQEAGDVTSLATIPADQRSIADVVARKDGVVAGLAVAEAVFVRLGAARAERVAKDGEQVRAGDVLMTVEGPVRALLTAERTALNLLTHLSGVATLTGRWVEAVSGTAARVRDSRKTLPGLRALEKYAVRCGGGVNHRMSLSDAALIKDNHVVAAGGVAEAFRAVRERYPDLPIEVEIDRLDQLDPVLDEGAELILLDNFTVEDTARAVHVVKNRAKNRVALEASGGLTLESARDVAETGVDYLAVGALTHSAPALDIALDLRG, from the coding sequence ATGAGCGCACCGGTGATTCCCCTGCGTCTGACCGCGCCGGAGCCCGGCTGGACCGTCGAGGCGGACGTGGTCGTCGTGGGCTCCGGCGTCGCGGGACTGACCGTGGCCCTGCACTACACGGAGCTGGAGCCGGCGGCCAAGGTCCTGGTCGTCACCAAGGACGTGCTGTCGGCCGGCTCCACCCGCTGGGCCCAGGGCGGCATCGCGGCCGTGCTCGACCCGCGCGACACCCCTGACGAACACCTGAACGACACCTTGGTCGCCGGCGTGGGGCTGTGCGACGTGCGGGCGGTGCGCACGCTCGTGACCGAGGGCCCCGGCGCGGTGCGGCGGCTCATGGAACGGGGTGCCCGCTTCGACCGGACCCCCGAGGGGGAACTCCAGCTCACCAGGGAAGGCGGGCACCATCGGCGCCGGATCGTGCACGCCGGCGGCGACGCCACGGGCGCCGAGGTGCAGCGGGCGCTCGTCGAGGCGGTCAGGGCGAGCCGGATCGAGGTGATCGAGCACGCGCTGGTGCTCGACCTGCTCAAGGACGCCAGAGGCCGGGCCAGGGGCGTGACGCTGCACGTCATGGGCGAGGGCGCGCGTGACGGCGTGGGCGCGGTACGCGCCAGGGCCGTGGTGCTCGCCACCGGCGGCATGGGCCAGGTCTACGCCGCCACCACCAACCCCGCCGTCTCCACCGGCGACGGCGTGGCGCTGGCCCTGCGGGCCGGGGCCGTGGTGCGCGACATCGAGTTCGTGCAGTTCCACCCCACCGTGTTGTGGCTCGGCGAGGGCTCGAAGGGCCAGCAGCCGCTGATCTCGGAGGCGGTCAGGGGCGAGGGGGCCTTCCTGACCGACCACGAGGGCAACCGCTTCATGGCGGACGTGCACGAGCTGGCCGACCTGGCGCCGCGCGACGTCGTGGCCAAGGCCATCCTGGGGGTGATGCGCCAGACGGGGCGCGAGCACGTGTACCTGGACGGGCGGCACTTCGGCCGCGACAAGTGGGAGTCCCGCTTCCCGACGATCTACGCGGTCTGCCGCGAGCACGGCATCGACCCGGCCACGCAGCCGATCCCGGTCTCGCCGGCCGCCCACTACGCCAGCGGCGGCGTCCGTACGGACCTGCACGGCCGTACCTCCATCGACGGCCTGTACGCCTGCGGCGAGGTCGCCTGCACGGGCGTGCACGGCGCCAACCGGCTGGCCTCCAACTCCCTGCTGGAAGGGCTGGTCTTCGCCGAGCGCATCGCCGAGGACATCCACGCGGTACGCCCCGCGCCCGGGGAGCCGGTGCCGGGCGCGGCCGCGGAGGGGCTGGTGGACCCCAGGGCCAGAGGCAGGATCCAGGCCCACATGAGCACCGGGGCGAGCGTGCTGCGCAGCCGCGAGTCGCTGATCGCCACGGCCAGGGCGCTGCGCGACGCGCGCTGGACCCCGGTCCAGGTGCCCGCGTGCACCGAGTCCTGGGAGGCCACGAACCTGCTCACCGTCGCCACCGTCCTCACCGGCGCGGCGGCGGCCCGGCTGGAGACGCGCGGTTCACACTGGCGCGAGGATCACGACACCCGCGACGACGACGAATGGCTGGGTCACCTGGACGTGACCCTGACGGAGGAGGGCCTGCGCATGACGTACACACCGCACGGCGACGCGATGCCGCCGCGCCTGGCGCACGAGCTGACCGCCGCCGGGCTGGACCCGGCCGAGGTGGACGCGCTGATCGACCGGGCGCTCGCCGAGGACCTTCAGGAGGCGGGCGACGTCACGAGCCTGGCCACCATCCCGGCCGACCAGCGCTCGATCGCCGACGTGGTGGCCCGCAAGGACGGTGTGGTGGCCGGGCTGGCGGTGGCCGAGGCGGTGTTCGTGCGGCTGGGCGCGGCCCGGGCCGAGCGCGTGGCCAAGGACGGCGAGCAGGTCAGGGCCGGTGACGTGCTGATGACCGTCGAGGGCCCCGTGCGGGCCCTGCTGACGGCCGAGCGCACCGCGCTCAACCTGCTCACGCACCTGTCCGGGGTGGCCACGCTGACCGGCCGCTGGGTCGAGGCGGTCAGCGGCACCGCGGCCCGCGTGCGCGACAGCCGCAAGACGCTGCCGGGGCTGCGGGCCCTGGAGAAGTACGCCGTCCGCTGCGGGGGCGGCGTCAACCACCGGATGTCGCTGTCGGACGCCGCGCTGATCAAGGACAACCACGTGGTGGCCGCCGGCGGCGTGGCCGAGGCGTTCAGGGCGGTCAGGGAGCGGTACCCGGACCTGCCGATCGAGGTGGAGATCGACCGGCTCGATCAGCTCGACCCGGTTCTGGACGAGGGGGCCGAGCTGATCCTGCTGGACAACTTCACGGTCGAGGACACAGCTCGTGCTGTACATGTCGTGAAAAATCGGGCGAAAAACAGGGTTGCGCTTGAAGCGAGCGGGGGATTGACCTTGGAATCGGCCCGTGATGTGGCGGAAACTGGCGTCGACTACCTTGCGGTGGGAGCGCTAACGCACTCAGCGCCGGCCCTTGACATCGCACTGGATCTGCGGGGGTAA
- a CDS encoding type III pantothenate kinase yields the protein MLLTIDVGNTHTVLGLFEGEDVIEHWRLATDARRTADEIAVVLQGLLAQSPLLKGADVDGIAICSTVPSVLNEMREMCRRYYGDVTAVIVEPGIRTGVPVRMDNPKEVGSDRIVNALAAIDQYGGPCIIVDFGTATSFDAVSAKGEYVGAVTAPGIEISVDALAAAGAQLHKVELVRPRSVIAKNTVEALQAGIIYGFAGQVDGIVERMAAELADDPDEVTVVATGGHAALVVGESRSIDVHEPWLTLIGLRLVYHRNAS from the coding sequence ATGCTGCTCACGATCGACGTCGGCAACACGCACACGGTGCTGGGGCTGTTCGAGGGCGAGGACGTCATCGAGCACTGGAGGCTGGCCACCGACGCCCGCCGCACCGCCGACGAGATCGCTGTCGTGCTCCAGGGTCTGCTGGCCCAGTCGCCGCTGCTCAAGGGGGCCGACGTCGACGGCATCGCCATCTGTTCCACCGTGCCGAGCGTGCTGAACGAGATGCGCGAGATGTGCCGCCGTTACTACGGCGACGTGACCGCGGTGATCGTGGAGCCGGGGATTCGCACCGGGGTGCCCGTACGCATGGACAACCCCAAGGAGGTCGGCAGCGACCGGATCGTGAACGCGCTGGCCGCCATCGACCAGTACGGCGGCCCCTGCATCATCGTCGACTTCGGCACCGCGACCTCCTTCGACGCGGTCTCGGCCAAGGGCGAGTACGTCGGCGCCGTCACCGCCCCCGGCATCGAGATCTCCGTGGACGCGCTGGCCGCCGCCGGCGCTCAGCTGCACAAGGTCGAGCTGGTCAGGCCGCGTTCGGTGATCGCCAAGAACACCGTCGAGGCGCTCCAGGCCGGCATCATCTACGGCTTCGCGGGCCAGGTGGACGGCATCGTCGAGCGCATGGCGGCAGAGCTGGCCGACGACCCCGACGAGGTCACCGTGGTGGCCACCGGCGGGCACGCCGCCCTGGTGGTGGGCGAGTCCCGCTCGATCGACGTGCACGAGCCCTGGCTCACCCTCATCGGGCTCCGGCTGGTCTACCACCGCAACGCCTCGTGA